From the genome of Sporomusa sphaeroides DSM 2875:
ACCGATATCGAAGCAGTACTGACAATTACCGATGAAGAAGTTACGCAGTCCGACCAACTGATTGATCTGATTGATTCACTTGCCACAGTAATTGAAAACACTGCTCACCGGGCCAAAGAAGTTTCCGTTGCTACTAAGCAGACCTCAACCGTTATGGAATTTTTGTCTGCTAACTCTGTTGAAACCAATAATATGGCTACCAATCTTAAACTGGCCATGACTCAATTTAAAACCGACGCTGACCGGTAATAACTATATTGTTAATAAAGGAGAGAACTGCTTTATGGAAAAACAAAAGTTTCAAATTATGGACAGTCAGGTCATTATTAACCTGACCGGCGACCTGCAAGGTGAATTGGCCGCTCAAATCAGAGAGGCGATCCTCAGCTATATCGATAAGGGTTACTCGACTTTTCAGCTTGATTTTTCCAACGTTGACGGCATTAACTCGACCGGTTTGGGTATGCTGGTTAATATTCAAAAACGAGCCTTCCAAAACGGTGGCGATGTTATGATTCACGGTCTCACAGGCATCGTAAAAGCAGCTTTTGAACGTACCCGCCTAACCCGTGCTTTTAACATCTTTGAGGATCAGCATGCAATAGTATAGACAGCAGTATAGTTCATACAGACAGTATCTTCAAAGTAAAAGAACGGGATTGCTTACTTGCAATCCCGTTTTTTTACTTAGTGTGTGCATATTTACGAACGGAAGTTAATAAACTGTAATTCTATCCCAAAATCTTTTTCTTTAAGCTTTTGAATAACAGCCTGCAAATCATCTTTCTTCGCACCAATTACCCGCACCTGGTCATCCATAATTTGTGCTTGTACTTTGAGCTTCTGTTCTTTAATGTAGCTAACTACGGCTTTGCCCTTTTCCTTGCTGATACCTTTTTGAATCATGACCGTCTGCTTGACTGTGCCGCTGAAAGCTGATTCAATTTTCCCGGGGTCCAGACACTTCAAGGGAACATTGCGCTTCACCATTTTGGTGCGCAGAATATCAAGCATGGCCCCCAGCTTATATTCATCTTCAGCCGATAATTTTAAAGAGTCCTTCTCCAGAATAATTTCGGCTTTGCTGCCTTTAAAATCATAGCGCTGTC
Proteins encoded in this window:
- a CDS encoding STAS domain-containing protein, whose protein sequence is MEKQKFQIMDSQVIINLTGDLQGELAAQIREAILSYIDKGYSTFQLDFSNVDGINSTGLGMLVNIQKRAFQNGGDVMIHGLTGIVKAAFERTRLTRAFNIFEDQHAIV
- a CDS encoding YajQ family cyclic di-GMP-binding protein; this encodes MAKDCSFDIVSEVDMQEMDNAVNQTTKEIGQRYDFKGSKAEIILEKDSLKLSAEDEYKLGAMLDILRTKMVKRNVPLKCLDPGKIESAFSGTVKQTVMIQKGISKEKGKAVVSYIKEQKLKVQAQIMDDQVRVIGAKKDDLQAVIQKLKEKDFGIELQFINFRS